From the genome of Mya arenaria isolate MELC-2E11 chromosome 5, ASM2691426v1:
AAAATTTAATACCAGCTGTATTGGATTCGATGACGTCATCGAGCGTTAATGATGTCAGTGACAAAACAACCAATTACGGTGCAGGTCGCGGGGTCATCAACGCAACGCAGGTCAAGGACGCTCATGGAATCACACAGATGGGGGCCTGGATCCCAGAGAAAAGCAATTTAAACCAGTGGCTTCAAGTTAGTAGCTTTAGAAAAGTATCATTAATTCCCTTATTTTCCACATTGTCACgttttttgtttgaatgaaatGGAAATTAGTACACCGTGACACACGGACAATGACAATGTTTATGACTTGCtaatttctaaaatgtttcCAGAAAAGGTAGTCTAATACCAGATGGGGAggcaaacattattttaagatttaattggaatgaaaacaatatatgtacTGACTCcgttatttcattttgatattcataaaatataccTCGTCGCCAACAAGCATATATTTCTCCAGATCCAGCTGAAGGAGCCGGCGTTAATTCGGGGGCTGGAGACGCAGGGTCGGGATGGTGAGGGACAATGGGTGGACAAATACCGGGTTCTGTACAGTGCGGACTGTAAGCATTGGCACACCGTCGGGGGCTTCAATGTCACTGATATGGTAGGTGTTTCGGTCTGGGACGCAGGGCCGGGAGGGGACAGGGAGGGCAAGTATCGGGTCCTGTACAGTGCGGTCGGTAAGCATAGGCACACCGTCGGGGGCTTCAATGTCACTGCTACGCTAGGTGTTTCAGTCTGGGACGCAGGGCCGGGAGAGGGCAGGGAGGGCAAGTATCGGGTCCTGTACAGTGAGGTCGGTTAAGCATTGGCACACCGTCGGGGGCTTAAATGTCACTGATATGGAAGGTGTTTCGGTATGGGACGCAGGGCCGAGGGGAGGGGGTTGAGGGAGCGAGGGCAAGATACGTTTCATGTACAATGGAAAAAGAAAACTATGGCACACCGTTGGGGGCTTCAAAGTCACTGATTTGGTAGGTGTTTTATCTGGGACGCAGCGCTGGGAGGAGGAGCAATTGGAGGGCAAGTACCGGTCACGCACAGTTGGCCTGCACAAAGCTCTCACACCGCCGATGGATTCAATGTCAGTTTTATTGCAGttgatatgggttttttttgttgaaacaaAAGGACATGCTAACAAAATACGTCGAGGATGTATTCGTACACCATCAAACAATAAGTATAATTATCAGGTAATTTCACATTGCCACGgacctggtttataggtccgtgacaTTGCTTTACCAACGTTCTTATTTCGATATACCGGTTATGTCGAATATTGGGATATTTGGAACATTGTAGTATGTCGTTTTTATCGatttttcgttatctcgaaatTTTACCCCAtgtcccaacgacttcgacgCTTGAGTTTTGACTGTAATGTTAAGCGATCCAGCATGCTAAATTGTATGCGTTTCAACATCCTGGGTccagaattttgtttaaaagccCGTAAATGACGGAAACCAAAACTAGGGGTTTCAGCCTCATTAATGTACACATCATGTCATTTTTGCGTTTCCAGTTTTTTACGGGAAACAGTGACGACAAGTCTACGGTGAGGAATATGTTCCACTGCCCGGCGATTGCCAAATGTATACGGGTCCAGCCCCTGGGGTGGAATAAAGACATCGCCCTCAGGGTCGGGCTCGTCGGATGTCCTCTTGGTAAAGAGCCTCGCGGGGGTTTACAATAAGTAATCGGTTCCATTCTTAGAGTAGAACAAATGTATCTGATTCCAAATACGTaatttgtacaaatatatgtttttcgCGCTTAATACGTTTAAACATTACacattttacaacgattgtgaagaaagttattaTAACTTACACTCAGTGACtatcgttggcacgatgttgcgcgagacaGAGGTCTTgtggttttttttctaaatcggAGTATCCAGAGAAAACCTGCTTGTTCGGCacaatcgaacccgggtcgacTTGGTGAGAACAAgggcgctaaccactgcgctaaccggaaaAGTCAACGTATCGCACTGTACTTATGCATTATATGCTGATGACAAGCACCGAGTATACATACAATGTGTGTGAAAAGTGCaatctatataaattaaaatgtcgAGACTTCATTTGCAGGATCTGTCGCCGCAATGATGACAACACAGCcgactaccaccaccactacgcCAGCACCAACAACGACGCCAACcacaacaacgacaccaacaACGACCAGCACAACAACGACGCCTACGACTACTACAAGcactaccaccaccacaacGACACCTAAAATGATGACAACAAAAGCACAGACAACAAAGGCCCCCATAACTACTGCCAGTGAGTATGGCTTGAATCAgtcaaaatatgacatattcAGCAGGATTCTGCTATTTACTGTCAATGTTGCTGCTATAGCAAATTTTTAGTGAAAACAACgatatcaattaaatttaaagtaaTGGATTTAAGGAATTCCACCCACAATCGGTCAGTTTCTTTATGTCTGATTATAAGTTActcttaattaaataattaaagatgcactcttgctCCCAGAttagatttaccaaaattaattcTGTTGTTCTAATAtacaaaaagtatgaaaaaatattaaaatcaaagaaGGATACcgtatttaatttgaaagaaatgtgtaaaaacacggtatttctatcttatgaaaCGATACTAGATCGCGattaacaatcttgttatcagtaattgatattttccatatatgcattatttaggaagtatttaaaggtttatcacgtttatgtttgttatacatgtgtatgaattgattttgaataagagtgtcacgtATAGTAATATTTTGGAAGCATTTTGTGAGCcgtaaaagaaaatgttaactttaaccaaaaataactcaaaacatatgtttgaCGTGTTTCATTCATTTGTAGATGTAGTCACACCCTCGACCACAGCGTCCAGTCTGCAAAAGACAGGTTAGTAATTTAGCTCGCGTCTGGATTGTCTATGAAG
Proteins encoded in this window:
- the LOC128236259 gene encoding discoidin, CUB and LCCL domain-containing protein 2-like is translated as MFYKMDYILNVAILSLIAGVHVQLSYAQCEENLIPAVLDSMTSSSVNDVSDKTTNYGAGRGVINATQVKDAHGITQMGAWIPEKSNLNQWLQIQLKEPALIRGLETQGRDGEGQWVDKYRVLYSADCKHWHTVGGFNVTDMFFTGNSDDKSTVRNMFHCPAIAKCIRVQPLGWNKDIALRVGLVGCPLGSVAAMMTTQPTTTTTTPAPTTTPTTTTTPTTTSTTTTPTTTTSTTTTTTTPKMMTTKAQTTKAPITTANVVTPSTTASSLQKTGGKCISSCKGLANGDYQSCNRCDVYITCVWWSMYGNRPCPKMQKWDDNLKRCGIKSDTCP